Proteins encoded together in one Impatiens glandulifera chromosome 1, dImpGla2.1, whole genome shotgun sequence window:
- the LOC124918683 gene encoding calcineurin subunit B type 1-like, with amino-acid sequence MGNASSMLTQYDIEDVQEHCNNLFTQQEIVSLYKRFCQLDRNAKGFISADEFLSVPEFAMNPLSQRLLKMVDGLNFKDFIGFLSAFSAKATIHQRIEFIFKVYDSDCNGKLSFNDILQVLQDLSGPFMSDKQREEVLKQVIEEAGYTKESILMLNDFIKILGKPGLKMEVEVPVD; translated from the exons aTGGGCAACGCTTCATCCATGTTGACTCAGTATGATATCGAAGATGTTCAAGAGCACTGCAATAATCTAT TTACCCAACAAGAAATTGTTTCCTTGTACAAGAGATTTTGTCAACTTGATCGAAACGCCAAGGGATTTATATCTGCTGATGAGTTCTTATCAGTTCCTGAATTCGCAATGAACCCACTTTCTCAG AGGTTGTTGAAAATGGTGGATGGTCTGAATTTCAAAGATTTCATTGGTTTCTTGTCTGCCTTTAGTGCTAAAGCTACTATTCATCAGAGAATTGAAT TTATCTTCAAGGTGTATGATTCAGACTGTAATGGAAAGTTGAGCTTCAATGATATTTTACAAGTTCTTCAAGATCTTAGTGGACCTTTTATGTCTGATAAACAGAGAGag GAAGTGTTGAAGCAAGTTATAGAGGAAGCTGGTTATACAAAGGAGTCTATACTCATGTTGAATGACTTTATTAAG ATTCTTGGAAAACCAGGCCTGAAAATGGAAGTTGAAGTTCCAGTCGACTGA
- the LOC124918684 gene encoding prostatic spermine-binding protein-like, protein MESRADELADEKQRLFLMGSTYEDDIVLDVMEPGTSFAIDELHRVTNTESENNYGREYDEDGDEDEDSEDEDSEDDEDDDDEDEDDDDDEDDEDEEDNDTSEDEDDSDDESEIHDHDGPSDDDDDDDENQPPYKRN, encoded by the exons ATGGAATCACGTGCCGATGAATTAGCAGATGAGAAGCAGCGTTTGTTTCTG ATGGGATCGACATATGAGGATGACATAGTCTTAGATGTTATGGAACCAGGGACAAG TTTCGCTATTGATGAGCTTCATAGAGTGACAAACACAGAGTCTGAAAACAACTATGGGCGTGAATATGACGAAGAtggtgatgaagatgaagacAGCGAAGATGAAGACAGCGAGGAtgatgaagacgatgatgatgaggatgaagacgacgatgatgatgaagatgatgaggatGAGGAAGATAATGATACGTCTGAAGATGAGGATGACTCTGACGACGAGTCTGAAATCCATGATCATGATGGCCCaagtgatgatgatgatgacgatgatgaaaATCAACCACCCTATAAAAGGAATTGA
- the LOC124918685 gene encoding VQ motif-containing protein 11 → MASHSNPKQYDPSNTTYVQADPSNFRAVVQRLTGAPPDPFARKLPVTIPTRSHGKTTMINATETGRRLHERRQRGRNLEIKLGSGLPPAMFMVMASPVSPLDVMGMQSPAEEEERSAIAERGFYLHPSPLSNTRSSEPELLTLFPLRSPRDDDPN, encoded by the coding sequence ATGGCTTCTCATTCGAACCCAAAACAATACGACCCATCAAACACAACTTACGTCCAAGCCGATCCTTCCAATTTCCGAGCCGTCGTCCAACGTCTGACCGGAGCTCCACCCGACCCATTCGCTCGCAAGCTTCCAGTCACCATACCCACCCGCTCACATGGGAAAACCACCATGATTAATGCTACGGAAACTGGGCGGCGGCTACACGAGCGCCGGCAAAGAGGAAGGAATCTAGAGATCAAACTCGGGTCGGGTCTTCCTCCGGCAATGTTTATGGTTATGGCTTCGCCGGTTTCTCCGTTGGATGTTATGGGTATGCAGTCGCCGGCGGAAGAAGAGGAGAGATCAGCCATTGCAGAGAGAGGGTTTTATTTACACCCGAGTCCACTCAGTAATACTCGGAGCTCCGAACCCGAATTACTCACCTTGTTTCCCTTACGCTCGCCCCGAGACGACGACCCGAATTAG
- the LOC124913527 gene encoding protein REDUCED CHLOROPLAST COVERAGE 3-like encodes MAPKSGKGKSNKPKSSSDSHKKKKEAKVVPSVVDITIITPYDTQLILKGIESDKIVDLKRRIADNVDTSHLTNYSLSHKVKGHNLTDDLEIASFKPCLFRILEVLNYINATTKFSEDYTEEAQVVAHVRRLLDIVACTNRFNKPKFSDGRSKKKKNPANHQAVAGGAKPPTPPSKGALSEFPTPLVVTEGYKMDAIHNSPKLSDFYDFFSFSHLASPILHLKRLERNERDGDYFEMQIKICNGKIIQVVASVKGFYTLGNQYLQCYSLVDLLQQRSQAFAKAYESLMKAFLERNKFGNLPCGFRANTWLVQPTVADSSSKFIPLPVEDENWGGNGGGQGRYGEHDNRPWAMEFSILKRMPCKTEEERLIRDRKAFLLHSLFVDVSIFKAVSVINQIIDSSKNTNIMSNAAPCSDLLENRIGDLIITVTRDSTSACFKPDVKVMNGGLSNISAKEVAQRNLLKGITADESVVVQDTSSFSTVLVRHCGYTATVKVCDLIEEKSMAQDFRIDDQPDGGANALNVNSLRILLHGPRNDEALPAQSNLDNKEISKSLVRQVITDSLIKLTDVSAAPEIPIRWELGSCWMQHLKKQETPTGSRKSSDDDKLNVKGLGKQFKSLKKREKESDIVTDTNDNEENDSRSCNTDDGSSYSNGEFESKYGLKNIISEEASLRLKESGTDFHLKSVDKLMIMVQEYYDNIALPKLVADFSSLELSPVDGRSLTDFMHLRGLHMRSLGHVAELAEKLPHIRSLCIHEMVTRAFKHVLKAVVASIQSVDYLPEAIASSLNFLLGASAEDDTDHNLKLQWLKSFLEKKFGWTLTDEFQNLRNISVLRGICNKVGLEIISRDYDMEIQNPFKKSDIIAMLPTHKYVGCSSADGRTLLESSKFALDKGKLVDAANFGTKALAKMIAVCGPYHRITASAYSLLAVVLYHTCDYNQAMIYQQRALDINERELGLDHSDTIKSYGDLSVFYYRVQQIQLSLKYVNRALYLLHFTCGLSHPNTAATYINVAMMEEGIGNYHVALRYLQEALKCNKKLLGEDHIQTAASYHAIAIALSLMDAFSLSVQHEQTTLRILLVKVGPEDQRTKDANAWLEYFESKAFEQQEAARNGTPKPDSSIASKGHLSVSDLLDYISPCQHPKGGDSHRKRRMKVPQVSEKLQIADHDNSIVDNSSVFQDNSTKETEDKPESSSVHLKESETNSRAKRDLVVVEEATEEITSDEGWQEAKSRTKPGRRKPNLAKINANNYEFSNSGAWSYRNEQKKLAKVPQLTSSKPSPNQATSFRAINASKSVSYKEVAVAPPGTIPKPLIDQIVEKNKEVAVAPPGTITKPLIDQIVEKNETNDTASNEIKAVEEVNSVVEIEHVSCTSSNEDKQSKTNKSKLSASAQPFRPLTSNIFAPFSPLTSNIFAPFSPLTSNSFAPFSPLTSNSFAPFSPLTSNSFAPFSPLTSNSFAPFSPLTSNSFAPFSPLTSYSFAPFSPLTSNSFAPFSPLTSNSFAPFSPLTSYSFAPFYYRTSQPFIMKQGAMKELDPNAPEFVPRKATTPPVDNPIPEEINKVRKQTSDAEKAELSRQILLSFIVKSVHHNVNDTAKEGPVVGKGKDEVANDRAIIKIVHGNEEELEKTKTSNANAEENGEEFVVVKKGRRRRNRQQHFKTKQEQPFTMFVRG; translated from the exons ATGGCTCCAAAATCCGGCAAAGGCAAGTCCAATAAACCCAAGTCCTCTTCAGATTCtcataagaagaagaaagaagccAAAG TTGTTCCCAGTGTTGTTGACATAACCATTATCACTCCTTATGACACTCAACTTATTCTCAAG GGCATTGAATCTGATAAGATAGTTGATCTGAAGAGGCGCATAGCAGACAATGTAGACACAAGTCATCTCACTAATTATTCTTTATCTCATAAG GTAAAAGGACATAACTTGACTGATGACTTGGAGATTGCTTCATTCAAACCATGTTTATTCAGAATTCTTGAAG tattaaattacataaatgcCACTACTAAATTTTCAGAGGACTATACTGAAGAGGCCCAAGTTGTAGCCCATGTACGGAGGCTGTTGGATATAGTTGCTTGCACCAACCGGTTCAATAAGCCCAAGTTTTCCGATGGCCggtcgaagaagaagaagaatccgGCGAACCACCAGGCCGTCGCCGGCGGCGCTAAACCGCCGACTCCTCCATCCAAAGGAGCGTTGTCTGAGTTTCCGACGCCCCTCGTCGTCACCGAGGGTTACAAGATGGACGCCATTCATAATTCTCCTAAGCTCTCTGATTTCTACgacttcttctctttctctcatCTTGCCTCTCCGATTTTGC ATTTGAAGAGGCTAGAAAGGAACGAGCGAGATGGTGATTATTTTGAAATGCAG ATAAAGATCTGCAACGGGAAGATAATACAAGTGGTTGCTTCAGTTAAAGGATTTTACACTTTGGGAAATCAGTATCTTCAATGCTACTCTCTTGTTGATCTTCTGCAGCAGCGCAGCCAAGCTTTCGCTAAG GCATATGAATCATTGATGAAGGCTTTTCTAGAGCGTAATAAG TTTGGCAACCTTCCTTGTGGTTTTCGGGCCAACACATGGCTTGTGCAGCCAACAGTTGCAGATTCTTCATCTAAATTCATACCACTTCCTGTAGAAGATGAGAATTGGGGTGGCAATGGTGGGGGGCAAGGAAGATATGGCGAACACGATAATAGGCCATGGGCAATGGAGTTTTCTATATTGAAAAGGATGCCTTGTAAAACTGAGGAAGAGAGGTTGATCAGAGATCGGAAGGCATTTTTACTTCACAGCCTTTTCGTTGATGTATCAATTTTTAAAGCTGTGTCAgtcattaatcaaataattgatTCCAGTAAAAACACGAACATTATGTCAAATGCTGCTCCATGTTCGGATTTGCTGGAAAATCGTATTGGAGACTTGATTATTACAGTCACACGAGATTCTACAAGTGCTTGCTTTAAACCTGATGTCAAAGTCATGAACGGTGGATTATCCAACATTTCGGCAAAGGAAGTTGCTCAAAGGAATTTACTTAAAGGGATAACTGCAGATGAGAGTGTAGTAGTTCAA GATACTTCCTCATTCAGCACTGTACTTGTGAGACACTGTGGATACACAGCAACCGTAAAGGTTTGTGATTTGATCGAGGAAAAATCCATGGCACAAGATTTTAGAATTGATGATCAACCAGATGGAGGAGCCAATGCACTTAACGTAAATAG CTTGAGGATTTTACTTCATGGGCCACGTAATGATGAAGCTCTACCAGCTCAGTCTAATCTAGATAACAAGGAGATTTCAAAATCTCTTGTCCGTCAAGTAATCACGGATAGCTTGATCAAGCTAACTGATGTATCAGCAGCTCCTGAAATTCCCATTAGATGGGAACTTGGGTCCTGTTGGATGCAGCATCTGAAGAAACAAGAAACACCAACAGGGAGTCGTAAAAGCTCTGATGATGATAAACTGAATGTTAAAGGACTTGGAAAGCAATTTAAAAGCCTCAAGAAAAGGGAAAAGGAATCAGACATTGTTACTGACACAAAtgataatgaagaaaatgattcCAGATCCTGTAACACTGATGATGGAAGCAGCTATAGTAATGGTGAATTTGAAAGCAAATATGGGTTGAAGAATATAATTTCTGAAGAAGCTTCCTTGCGTTTGAAGGAATCAGGGACTGATTTTCACCTAAAG TCGGTGGATAAACTGATGATTATGGTGCAAGAGTATTATGACAATATTGCATTGCCTAAGCTG GTAGCAGATTTCAGTTCTCTGGAGCTCTCCCCTGTAGATGGGCGTAGTTTGACAGATTTCATGCATTTAAGAGGACTACATATGCGCTCTTTGGGTCATGTG GCTGAACTTGCAGAAAAACTACCTCACATTCGGTCACTTTGCATTCATGAGATGGTTACTCGAGCTTTCAAGCATGTGCTTAAAGCTGTTGTTGCTTCTATTCAAAGTGTGGACTACCTACCTGAAGCTATAGCTTCATCCTTGAATTTCTTGCTTGGTGCAAGTGCGGAAGATGATACTGACCACAATCTAAAACTTCAGTGGTTAAAATCCTTTCTAGAAAAGAAATTTGGCTGGACTTTGACTGATGAATTTCAGAATTTGAGGAATATTTCAGTTCTGCGCGGGATTTGCAATAAg GTTGGACTAGAGATTATTTCTAGAGATTATGATATGGAGATCCAAAATCCTTTCAAGAAATCTGATATCATTGCCATGCTTCCCACACATAAA TATGTAGGATGTTCATCAGCAGATGGCCGTACTTTATTAGAGTCCTCGAAGTTCGCATTAGATAAAGGAAAGCTAGTAGATGCTGCCAACTTTGGAACCAAG gCATTGGCCAAGATGATAGCAGTATGTGGTCCCTACCATCGAATAACTGCTAGTGCATACAGTCTTTTGGCTGTGGTACTTTACCACACATGTGACTATAATCAG GCAATGATATACCAACAAAGGGCTCTGGACATCAACGAAAGGGAGCTTGGCCTCGATCATTCTGATACCATTAAAAGCTATGGGGATCTTTCTGTCTTTTATTATCGTGTCCAGCAAATTCAGCTGTCCTTAAA ATATGTCAATCGTGCTTTGTACCTCCTCCATTTCACATGTGGGTTATCCCATCCAAACACAGCTGCAACTTACATAAATGTGGCTATGATGGAAGAGGGTATAGGAAATTATCATGTTGCACTAAGATACTTGCAGGAAGCCCTTAAATGCAATAAAAAGTTACTGGGAGAAGATCACATACAG ACTGCTGCTAGTTATCATGCCATTGCTATTGCACTCTCGTTAATGGACGCATTTTCCCTCAGTGTTCAACATGAACAAACTACACTACGGATTCTTTTAGTAAAAGTAGGACCAGAAGATCAGCGTACAAAG GATGCGAACGCATGGCTCGAGTATTTTGAATCTAAAGCCTTTGAACAGCAGGAAGCAGCACGGAATGGCACTCCAAAACCAGATTCATCTATTGCAAGCAAGGGTCACCTTAG TGTCTCTGATCTCTTGGACTATATTAGCCCATGCCAGCATCCAAAGGGAGGTGATTCACACAGGAAAAGACGCATGAAG GTTCCACAGGTTAGCGAGAAATTGCAAATTGCAGATCATGATAATTCTATTGTTGACAACAGTAGTGTGTTCCAAGATAATAGTACCAAAGAAACAGAGGATAAGCCAGAATCATCATCAGTTCATCTCAAAGAATCTGAAACTAATAGCCGAGCCAAACGCGACCTTGTTGTTGTAGAAGAAGCTACAGAAGAAATAACCTCGGATGAAGGATGGCAAGAGGCCAAATCAAGAACAAAGCCTGGCCGAAGAAAACCTAATCTTGCTAAAATTAACGCCAACAATTACGAATTCTCTAATTCGGGAGCCTGGAGCTACAGAAACGAACAAAAGAAACTGGCAAAGGTTCCTCAATTGACGTCTTCTAAACCATCTCCTAACCAGGCAACAAGTTTTCGTGCTATTAATGCTTCAAAATCCGTTTCATACAAAGAGGTAGCAGTGGCACCCCCTGGAACCATACCAAAGCCTTTAATCGATCAAATAGTAGAAAAGAACAAAGAGGTAGCAGTGGCACCCCCTGGAACCATAACAAAGCCTTTAATCGATCAAATAGTAGAAAAGAACGAAACCAACGACACTGCAAGTAACGAAATAAAGGCAGTAGAAGAGGTGAACTCTGTGGTGGAAATTGAACACGTTTCTTGTACTTCAAGCAACGAAGATAAACAATCAAAAACCAACAAGAGCAAGCTCTCAGCCTCAGCTCAGCCTTTCAGACCGTTAACCTCAAACATTTTCGCCCCTTTCAGTCCGTTAACCTCAAACATTTTCGCCCCTTTCAGTCCGTTAACCTCAAACAGTTTCGCCCCTTTCAGTCCGTTAACCTCAAACAGTTTCGCCCCTTTCAGTCCGTTAACCTCAAACAGTTTCGCCCCTTTCAGTCCGTTAACCTCAAACAGTTTCGCCCCTTTCAGTCCGTTAACCTCAAACAGTTTCGCCCCTTTCAGTCCGTTAACCTCATACAGTTTCGCCCCTTTCAGTCCGTTAACCTCAAACAGTTTCGCCCCTTTCAGTCCGTTAACCTCAAACAGTTTCGCCCCTTTCAGTCCGTTAACCTCATACAGTTTCGCCCCTTTTTACTATAGGACGAGTCAACCTTTCATAATGAAACAAGGAGCTATGAAAGAACTTGATCCCAATGCACCAGAATTCGTGCCTAGAAAAGCGACAACTCCACCTGTGGACAATCCTATACCAGAGGAAATCAATAAAGTGAGGAAACAGACATCTGATGCTGAGAAAGCTGAGCTGTCACGGCAGATACTGCTAAGCTTTATAGTGAAGTCGGTTCATCACAATGTGAATGATACTGCAAAGGAAGGCCCTGTTGTTGGGAAGGGGAAAGATGAAGTTGCGAATGACAGGGCGATCATAAAAATCGTGCATGGGAATGAAGAAGAGTTAGAGAAGACTAAAACATCGAATGCGAATGCTGAAGAGAATGGTGAAGAGTTCGTTGTTGTGAAGAAggggaggaggagaagaaaccgGCAACAACATTTTAAAACCAAACAGGAACAACCCTTTACTATGTTTGTCCGGggatga